A genomic stretch from Coffea arabica cultivar ET-39 chromosome 10c, Coffea Arabica ET-39 HiFi, whole genome shotgun sequence includes:
- the LOC140015933 gene encoding uncharacterized protein, which produces MKIPEFKGRSDPEAYLEWESKVEIIFACQNCTDEQKVKLAVIEFSEYVVVWWDQLTSSRRRSRLPEVMSWTELKGMMRTRFVPSHYYRDLYQRLQTLMQGIRSVDEYHKEMEILMLRANVQEDKEATMARFLNGLRLEIA; this is translated from the coding sequence atgaaaattccagaatttaagGGGAGGTCGGATCCGGAAGCATATTTGGAGTGGGAGTCAAAGGTGGAGATCATTTTTGCCTGCCAAAACTGTACGGATGAGCAAAAGGTGAAGTTAGCCGTGATCGAGTTTAGCGAATATGTGGTCGTATGGTGGGATCAACTTACCTCATCTCGACGAAGGAGTAGGCTACCGGAGGTCATGTCTTGGACCGAGTTAAAGGGCATGATGAGGACCCGATTTGTGCCTAGCCATTACTATAGAGATTTGTACCAACGGTTACAAACTCTTATGCAAGGCATTAGGAGTGTAGACGAATATCACAAGGAGATGGAGATTCTCATGCTAAGGGCCAATGTTCAAGAAGACAAGGAGGCAACCATGGCGAGATTCTTAAATGGCCTTCGACTTGAAATTGCTTAG